The genomic interval TTACGGCAGACTAAATCGAGGTTCTGAACAATAGCGACTTTTCACCGAAACCTCAGCGTTTACATTTAAGCCACGCAGTTTTCTAGTAGCGCTTATCATAAATACTATTCAGTATATcctatagtaaattaatcaTTTTTTAAAATCAAGGGTTTTATATAGGACTAGTCGTAAGAAGAATATATCGAGGGGATCACGGCACCTCaaattaatagtagtagtagtagtagtagcgTATTCTAGGCTTAGGGATGCCGGTGCGTAAACTTAGCGGTAGTGATCCCTAAGTTTCAGGGACCACAGTACCTAAAGAGTTAAACAATGGCAAAGTACTGTTGGGTTAAAATCATAAACTTAGGTGGTAAGTATGATCGACACGGGACTAGGCCATGCATATGATATATTAGCGGCGTTTGCACAGCCGCGTCTCCTTTTCTCGTGCAGCCTTACGCTGAGCCACAGCATTTAATCTGATTCCTTCCAATAAACCAGGAGGGTCTCCGTGAAAAAGAATGCCACACAACTTGGACATCAACAATGCTATCCCACGATGATTACACAATCGGATGGATATCCGCATTGCCTCTGGAGCTGGCCGCTGCAAAAGTGGTTCTCGACAAAGTCCATCCAAAGCTGTCACAACCGGGGCATGATAGAAACAGCTATACCTTTGGTGGAATTAGGGGCCATAATATCATCTTGACATATCTCCCATATGGAGTCTACGGAACCAACGCCGCAGGAGCAGTGGCTGAGCAGATGCTCTCGACAGTTCCATCGATCCGCTTTGGACTCATGGTAGGCATTGGGGGCGGAGTTCCATCGCCCTCAGCAGATATTCGACTTGGCGATGTTGTTGTGAGCAAGCCAACAGGAACTCTACCGGGAGTGGTACAGTATGACTATGGCAAAACAATCCTTTCGGGCAAGGTCGAACGCACAGGCGTATTGAACAAACCACCGCCGATTCTCTTGAAGGCACTGTCTGATCTAGTATCTGACCACTGGGTTGGGCGAGCTCGATTCCACGTTCTTGTCCCGGTCTTGCCCCAATTGATTACCGAGGGAATTTACTGAGATCACGAGGATTTATCTTGTACTTGGGAAAACCTGTATAACGGCCTCATGGAAACAGGGAATGGAGCTTAGGTGGTTATTAATCAGACGTACCAGATTCCTGTCAAAAGAAGTAATTGTATGAAGATCTGATAAATGTGCACCTTTTGGTCAAATTGGACAACTTCAATAACTTCAATGATACCCATCAGGAGGTCTACGGATTTATCCTTTGTCCCGGCTGGGAGAGTGGTAGGGATTTCGGTTTTGTTAACGACTCTTCGTCGAACATATAACGCTGTGTGGGCTTGATTGTGACATGGAGAGTGGACATGAGCAGCGAAGTGAGATACATAGTCCTGCAATCCCTCTTTGCACTTTACCCTTTGGCATGGAAGTATCGCCAGCACTAGGGTTCTATTTTGAACTTCCCTTAGGCAATGAACCCTTCTTGGACGGTGAATAATGTGAGCATTAGAATTACTGACATCGGGCTCACCATCGACGGGAAGATTGAGGGATGGTATTCCAGAGATATAGCGGATCCTTCTATATGAAGAATATAGTTTACAagattctctctctctatatatttttttttaaatctatagtacCCGTTAGAGAACCGTGGATCCAAGATCTAAATCTATACCCAATCAGTGGGCTGAAGCCGTAAACCCATGAGTTTGGTGAGTTCTATTTGCAAGCGTATACCGTGATTTATGTTAGGAAACATTAGCTCTGTACGTATTCATTTCTAGCTTTCATAGTCCATTTCATGACTTTATGCTTTTGGATAGCTGTGATGTTGCCCGTTGCCTGGCCGGTACGAAATGTCGCTAAAGGGGAGGAAATCTAATGTCTCTTCGGCTTGCTTAAGGAGGCAAAGATTTGAGAATCTTTGATTGATTTGACGTTGAAGCTGGAAGTAGACAAGGTAGTATATCCACTACCCAGACCAAGGGTGTATGTGTTGTCTATAAGCTCCGAGGGCAGATGGCACAACGAGAAACTGGCCCCTTATTCTCATGAACGTATTTGCTTTAATCGAGTTCCGAAGATAGTCGATAGTGTTGTGAGGATTTCATCGGCCTGCTTTTGCAAGAGCCACGCTTTATATGTAATGTATCATCCTCGGATCTATCGATGGCTGTATCAAATACAGTCGGATACAAATGGGTAATTTGAGAATTTGTGTCAAATAAGAGTAAAACTCCAGTGGGGAACTGCTGCAATTAAGATTGGTTCCCGATCTCATTCGCCTACAGATTACTAGCCATTACTACCGAGAGATCTATTTCCATGCAAATGATATGCGATTTAGATTCTGAAGTTGTGAATATATACTTAGAAAGTAAGTCACGTAATTTTTGAACCTGGAGAGCTTCAAAGTCCCATTGGAACTTTGCGTCTTTTTACATTCGAGTCCGATTTACCTACATTGCATGGTTTGGATGTAGATGTTCCCAAAACTTTGCCGCCGGAGAATATCCCGATTAGTGTAGTCGCTAACAATTTAGAAACTCCTCATATGAGTATTGTATCGATAAATGCCGTCACTTTTACAGAATCCTTGTAGACAGGTGCGAGAAAGGATGATTTGTGGGAGAATTTCCAGCCTGGTTTATTTCGCAACCGCGGAGACCTGATTTGCATACGTCGACCATAATACTTTCTTAAGGCCCTGTAACATCTGCTTTAGGCTCCCTCCGTTGACGTAGTGGAAAGAGCACTGCACTGTTGACGGTTGTCTTATAAGTTCCAGGAAGAGGTGTATAAAACACCCATCAGTTTGCGGGTCACGCAAAGCTGTCTCCAGCCACAGCCACACTTGTCGGCTCATCCCTCCGACCAGCGTATCGGACACCTCCTGTGCCAGAATCCCCAACTCATATTGCGTCCATGTGGACACGCTAGGCCCACCCCTAGGTGTAGCAGATTTCCGAGAGCAGGTATCGTGGCCATATGTGCTGTAGCTATATCGCATTGGTTATATCGCGCGCATCCCCCACCAAAGCGTCTAGCCCATTTCATTGATTCGCGCCGTCATTTCTCTAGGGCTCGATTCGGCCGAGTTTGCCCGTCGTAAGGAGTCGGCTGATGGCTTTGCAGATGGTTTTTGGCAATTACATCGCCGTGTTGTAAGGTCAGATGTCATCCGCTCGTCATGAGTTCGTTGGACATCACTGAGGCCACAATCCCTGTGAATCTTAGATGCCAGGATATCGATCCTGATTGAGGAAAAAGTGTCAGCTCAGATGAAAAACATTGGGAGCCCCGTGGAAGATTAATGTGGACATACAACAtaataaaaggaaagagacACTCCATGGTGTACAGAAACCGATCGAACTGGCCTGCGAGTGATGTTACTTCCTGAGAAGCCGTTTGAAATGAATAAGTTATGGATCGACCAGTCCCAATCAATGCCAGAGTGGCCAAACGCATTTCAGTAGTCCGTATCAGCTGTTGAAGAATGTTGCTAGTCGACATAAATTCCAACGTGGAACGGTGTGTGTCACGAAACAACTTGATCAACAGGCCTGAGCTTAATATCTCGAGGAGTGCAATAGCAATGAAGTAGCCCATATGTAGGTGAGCAACGAGGTACTGTAACGTGTCCGACCCGTGCAGCAAGCCTTGTGCGCGGCTCGTCATAATCGCAACCCGGATTCCAACAATAGCTGCCATCAGGATCCAAAAGATAAGTAGGTAAATCATTCTGCTCCAATTTTGCAAAGCCCGGACAAGGATTTGGTAGCTGTAAAACGAAAGACCTGCCTCCTGCACCTACGTTTGCCATTATGTCTTCAGTTAGTAACAACTTCGCGTCGTAAGGAAAGCGGTCCTTACCAACCAAAAGAAATCGGCGAAAACGCCCGCTGCCACTCGATTTTTTAATGCATAGTTCGAATAAAAGGCATAGTAACAGAGTCCGTTTGCTAAAGCACATGCTGTCGAGACGACCAGAGGCACGGCTAACAGAGGTGAGAGACGCGTGAGATTGGCGACCAGTAGGCACGCTATCAGTGCGAATATGCCGATGGTGCTTGAAATCGACCAGCTCAACTCGAAATAAGGAGTGCTGGTACCCATCCTCACGAGACAAGGGTTAACCTGATCCCGAGAATTCCCTTCAGTGCCCCATGTATTTACGAAGCCATGAATGACTTCGAAGGCCAAATTTGTAAACTTTCGTACGACGGTTCAAATAATCCTCGTTTCTAATGATATATTCTCTGTTAGTTGGTCTCGGTGATTCGGGATCGTAGCCTCTGCGCAAGGTGTGAAATTCAAATCCAGGGCAACAGGCGGCGAGGGGGAACAACTTGTTTATTTCAATCAGTAAGTTTAAAGAGATCATGCTAATATGGTCTTATTGGACACGGACCTTTGTACTGATTTCTTCCAAGGTTACGCAAAACTTGACCTCTTGCTGTCGGAGCAAGCCGAGATAGAATATGCTAGTAATCCAATTCGGCgaatgaggatgaggataaaCCAAAGTAGAACCCCATCTTCTGATGGCAAGGTTGATTGATTAAAAACATCGCACTCCACAACTCCGCGCTCGTCAACGTGACCAATGACGCAGATCCACCAAGCAGATCTGGGGTCAGAATTCCTGTAATGACCTTGTTAAGAGCCTGTtttttacggagtacattcaTACTACTATTACCATACCGAGAAATACCTACC from Aspergillus flavus chromosome 7, complete sequence carries:
- a CDS encoding kinesin gives rise to the protein MLSHDDYTIGWISALPLELAAAKVVLDKVHPKLSQPGHDRNSYTFGGIRGHNIILTYLPYGVYGTNAAGAVAEQMLSTVPSIRFGLMVGIGGGVPSPSADIRLGDVVVSKPTGTLPGVVQEWSLGGY